Genomic segment of Myxococcus stipitatus:
GCTGTCCAGGAAGTGAAGGGGACCCTGCTCCTGGAGTCCATCGCCCAGAAGGAGGGCATCCAGGCGAGCGACGCGGACGTCGAGGCGCGCATCGAGCAGCTCGCCACCGACGCGGGTCAGCCCGTGGCCGCGGTGAAGAAGTACTTCAAGGGCCCGGACGAGCGCCTCGGGTTGTCTCTGCGACTGCGCGAGGAAAAGACGATTGAATTCCTGAAGGGCCGGGCGAAGTATTCCTGAGGTCCCTTTCCCGAGTTCTCTCTCGAGGTCGACATGCCCTTCATGCCCGTTCCCTACGTCATCGAGCAGACTCATCGCGGTGAGCGCTCGTACGACATCTACAGTCGGCTCCTGAAGGACCGCATCATCATGCTGGGCACGGAAATCGACGATGACGTGGCGAACGTCATTGTCGCCCAGTTGCTCTTCCTCGAGTCCGAGGACCCGGACAAGGACATCAACATCTACATCAACTCGCCGGGTGGGTCCGTCACGGCGGGCATGGCCATCTACGACACGATGCAGTACGTCAAGCCGCCGGTGTCCACCATCTGCGTGGGCCAGGCGGCGTCGATGGGGGCCGTGCTCCTGCTGGCCGGCACGAAGGGCAAGCGGTACGCCTTGCCCTCCAGTCGCATCATGATTCACCAGCCGCTGGGCGGTGTGCGGGGACAGGCCACGGACATCGAAATCCAGGCCAAGGAAATCCTCCGGATGAAGGCGAAGCTCAACGAGCTCATCGTCAAGCACACCGGGCAGTCCATCGAGCGGGTGGAGAAGGACACGGACCGCGACTACTTCATGGGTGCGACGGAGGCGAAGGCGTACGGAATCGTCGACGAAATCCAGAATCCGCGGAAGGTCGTGGGGCTGGGCAAGGACGACAAGAAGTAAGCGGTCGCCGGGGCTTGACACCTCGGCGGGTGGCCGGAGACGCGGGAATTCGCCCCCGTGCCTCCGGCTTTCTGCTTTCTGCGCCGACCCCCATCCCCTTGTTAAGTACCGGGAAGGCGCGTGGACGTCCCAGACAGGGGCTGACTAGATTGCCTTGAGGCCAAGGCGGGTGGCGTAAGCCAGGGCGGCGGCTTTCAAGACGCGGCGAGGGATTTCATGGCGGGCAAGAACGTGGAGAAGCGAGAC
This window contains:
- the clpP gene encoding ATP-dependent Clp endopeptidase proteolytic subunit ClpP, translated to MPFMPVPYVIEQTHRGERSYDIYSRLLKDRIIMLGTEIDDDVANVIVAQLLFLESEDPDKDINIYINSPGGSVTAGMAIYDTMQYVKPPVSTICVGQAASMGAVLLLAGTKGKRYALPSSRIMIHQPLGGVRGQATDIEIQAKEILRMKAKLNELIVKHTGQSIERVEKDTDRDYFMGATEAKAYGIVDEIQNPRKVVGLGKDDKK